ATGATCAGGGTCGATGGCGTGATGGGCAAGGCCGACAGCCTCATGCTCGGGCTGAACACGATCGCGGGCGGCGCTGCCGGCGGCGAACTGAATCTCATGGTGAAGTCGATCCGCGAACTCGCCGACGATTTCGACAAGCGATCCGGCGCGCTGATAGCCGATGGCCGCCGCACCCTCTCCGACATCAGCCGCGCCGTGAACAATTTCGACCGCAACCCGAGCCGGGTGATCTTCGGCGGAAGCAACAACGCCGCGCCGGCGGAGCCTGCGACAACCGCGGCAGCCCCGCCGAGGCCGGCGCCGGCCGCGGCAGCTCCGAGGGCGCCGAGCGGGCAGAAGCGGCAATAGCGATTATCGGCTCCGTTTCGTTTCGCCGACAGCATTCATTCAAGCCATCATTGTCCGCCGGCGAGCAGTTTTACGAGCCGGTACAGGTACTCGTTGCCTGTGAAGAACGACTCGACGAGAACCCGCTCGTCGCGGCCATGGGCGCGCGATTCACCGATGTCGTTTGCCAGCCCTGAATGTCCGTAGGTCGGGATGCCGGCGTTGCGAAGGTAGCTGCCGTCGGTCGCGCCGGTGCTCATGGTCGGCAGCACCACTGCGCCGGGAAAGAATTCGGCCGACAATTGCGTGATCGGTCCGATGATCCCCTCGCTCAGCGCCGAAGGCGCACTGAGCGTCGCCTGGTCGATCTGCTTGACCGCAATCTGATCGTCGGCAAGCACGCGCTCAAGTGCTGCTTTCACGCCATCGACGGGTTCGCCGGGCATGATCCGGCAATTGACCTTGGCGCTGGCAAGCTGCGGCAACGCGTTGATCGCATTGCCGCCGTCGAGCATGGTCGCGACGCAGGTCGTACGCAATTGTGCGTTATAGAACGCGTTGGCGCTCAGGCGGGCAGCCGCCGCTGCAGCAGAATCGGATTCGCCCGATAACACGGCCCGCAAATCCTCGGCAACCTGACCGCCTTCCATCTGCGCGGTGCGTTCAAAAAAGGCGCGGGTGGTCTCGTTCAGGTTCACCGGAAAGCTGAAGGTTGAAAGACGGGTCAATCCCGCGGCCAGGCGATAGATCGCGTTGTCCTTGACCGGAAGCGAACTGTGGCCGCCCTTGTTTTTGACGGTCAACTCGTAGCTCACCGAGACTTTTTCGCTGGTCTGGACAGAGTTGCGGATTGGTTTGCCGCCCCTCAGCCCGACACCGCCGCCCTCATTCAGGGCGAATTCGGCATCGACCAGGTCGCGGTGATTTTTCAACAACCACTGGATTCCCAATGCATCCTTGTCGAGAATTTCTTCATCGGTCTCCAGCGCCACGATGATGTCGCGGTCGGGCTTGTAGCCCTCCTGTCGGTAGCGGATGAGATTGGCGATGAAGGCCGCCGCCATGTATTTGTCATCGCCGCTGCCACGGGCATAAAAATAGCCGTCCTGCTCGATCAGCTTGAACGGATCGGTCGACCAGTCCTCGCGGCTGGCAGGAACCACGTCGATATGAGCGACCAGCAGGATCGGCTTGCGCGCGCCGGTGCCCCTGAGGCGCGCGACGAGATTGCCCTTGCGCGGCGCCGGCGAGAAGGCGTGAACGTCGGTGTCGGGGAAGCCGCCAGCACGCAGCCGCGCCGCCATGGCTTCGGCCGCCTTGGCGGTGTCGCCCGTTGCCGTCACCGTGTTGATCTCGATGAGTTCCTTGTAGATGTCGAAGGCGCGCTGCTGGTTCGCGTTCAGGCCTTCAGCCGCGAGCGGCGTGGCCGCCGACATCAGTATTGCCGTGCAAAGCGAAGCAGGACGAAGCCATCCCTTGAAACCTGAACCGGAAATTCGACCCATTTGACCCATCCTTCAAAATCGATCTGACGTTACTTCGAGTCCTTGGCGGCGACGACTTCGATTTCAACCAGGAAGCCTGGATTTGCGAGCGCCGCAATGCCGATGACAGAGCGGGCCGGAAGATTTGGCTGCGTGCCGCCGAAGAATTGGGTGTAGCCTTCCATGAAGGCCTTGAAGTCCATCGGCGCGCGGGCGTCGTGCACCAGAAACACCTGCATCTTGACGACATCGGCCATGCCTAGGCCCTGTCCTTCGAGAATCTGCTTGATCTTGTTGAGCACCCCGACGGTCTGGGTCTTGGTGTCGCCATAGGCCTGCGGACTGGACGGGTCGGCATCCTTGTTAGTCACCGGCGGTACCTGGCCGCTCACATAATAGGTGACTGCGTCGCCCGGGACTCGCACGGCCTGGGCGATCGGAAACGTCGAGTTGGGAATGGGATATCGAACGATGTCGGCTTGAGCGACGCTTGAGCCAAGCAACAGGGCAGCCGATGCCAACAGTCCGTATTTCATGTTTGTCTCCGCATGAGGATGATCAAATCTAGGGCCGAACGCGCTTGACGTCTTCAGCCGTCACAGTGTCCTGGTACTGGTTTCCGAAGTGCGTCCGCACATAATTGACGACGGCGGCGACCTGATCGTCGCTCATCATCGCACCGACCGGTGGCATCGCCCGTTGTCCCCTGACGATGACATAAACCGGATAGCCGCCGGCCTCGAGATTTGCGTCTTTGGCAAGTGAGGGATAATTGCCCGCACCAGTCGCGCCGCCGCCGTCAGGCATGTGGCATCCCTGACAGACGTTCGCGAACAACTGCTCTCCGGTCGATTCCGTGAATTTGAATCCCGTGCTCAGCGAGCCCTGCGAACGGCGTTCCTCGTCCGCATGTGCTGCGGGCAGTGCCCATCCAATCAACGCTGCGGCCAGGACGCCGATCGACAACGCCGAACTGAATTTCGCTGGTTCAATTCGGCTCATCGGCATCGCATCAAATCCTGACGACGCGGTCATGCAACCGCTTGATGGCATCGAGTGAGGAAAGTATCGCGCCTTCCTGCCAGGCCGGAAGGTAGGAGGCGTGTTCGCCGGCCAGCACGATCCTGCCGTCGATCTGGCACAGATTGTCGTAATGCTCCTCCCGGGCCTTCTCGCTCCAGGCTCCCGCGCATCCCAAAGTGAAGGGGACACGATGCCAGGCGACGGCGATGCCGTTTTCGAACTCGGCGCTGTATTGTGGATGAATCCTGGCGCCAAATTCAACCGCACGCGCGACCCGGTCCGCCGGCGCCATCGAGGTGAATTCGTAGGCGTTCGCTCCCTCAAAAACATAGGCGCCCAGCAGCACCCCGCGGCCATTTCGATTGAAGCCGCCGCTCGGATAGGAGATCTGCCGGATGGGCAGGTCGGTGTAGCTGATGCCGCCGTAGATCGCTTCGTCCTCCTCCCAGAACCTGCGTTTGAATTGCAGGCCGACCTTGATCGAGGACGAATAGGGCACGGCGTCGATGGCCGCCTTCATGCGCGGGCCGACGTCGATCTGGATTTGACTTAAGATAGAAAGCGGGATCGTGCATACGCACCAATCAGCCGTTGCAATTTGAGGCGTGGATGGCGTTTTGGAGTTCACGTAGCTGACCGTGACGCCGCCATCATTCTGTTGAATGCGGATCACCCTGGCGTCGTACAGAATGAGATCGCCGATCTGCTTTGCAAAAGCCTTCCCGATCATGTCCATGCCGCCGACAGGCTGAAACATGGTGGTCTGGAATTGATGCAGGGCGAAATTCTGCAAATAACGCCAAAGCCGCGATTTCAGGATGTCCGAAAGGTTGATGGGCTCGCCGGCGACGGGCGCGGCACCCAGGCCGCCGCCGGGGTCCTTGGCGTAGCCGCGATAGTCCGCCGAGATAAGGTTGGCCTTGTAGGCATAGTTTTTGTCGAGCGCGCCCCAGGAGCGCAGCGCCTGCAGCAGAATCTCTCTGTCTTCCACCGACACCGCTTCGTCGAGCTTGCTCTGCTGCGTCACCTTGGCGAGCAGTTCCGAAACATGGCCCTGAAAATCCGCCTTGATGTCACGAATGCGCTGCGGCTTGCCGGCGAACGCATTTGAAGCGTGGAGCAGGGCGTTATGATTGAGTTGGATGAAGGGTTCGAGGGCGACGCCGAGGCGCTTGCAATAATCGAGCAGGGCGCGGTGATGATACGGAATTCGCCACGGTCCCGGATTGAGATAAAGGCCTTCCTCGAAGCCGCAGGTCTGCGTCGCGCCACCGAGTTCGGTAAAACGGTCGCCACCGCGGATCGTCCAGTTGCGCCCTCCCGGCCGGCTATTGAACTCCAGCACCTGGACCTTGTAGCCCGCCGCGCGCAACTCGAGCGCGGCCGTCATGCCTGCGAGGCCGGCGCCGAGCACCAGTACGGATGCGCCTTTTGGATCGCCGCTCAGCTTGATCGGGCCCTTGTAATTGGACTCGGACGCGAAGCCCAGGCTGGTCATGGCGTGGTACATCGCGGCGCTGCCGGCGACCGAACCAACAAGCGACAGAAGATCGCGTCGGCTTGGAATTGTCTCACTTTCGTTCGGCATGGCCGGCCTCGCCCCGCGCGATGCGCTCCGACGAGCGCGCTTGCGCTTCAACAGATAAGGACTGTTTTTCGCGTGCGCCAGCGGCATCTCTCCAGATACCAGGCTGTCTTCGTGGCAATTTCAAAGTAAAACGGAGGCCGCGAGGCCTCCGTTTCTATTCGCTATTCGCTGTTGGCCGTTTACCCCAGCCGTCCCGCCGCGTGCGCGAGCAGGGTGTAGACCAGCCCGGTCTCCGAGGTGAGGTGGCCGCGCAGCGCCTGCGGTCCGCGATCCTCGCGCGCCACTTCGTCGAGCAGCCGTTCGAACTCGGCGATATAGCGGTCGACCGTCTGCTTGAAGGCGCGGTCGGCGCGGTATTTGCGGGTGACTTCGTCGAACGCCTTCTGGCCGGCCGGTGTGTAGAGCCGCTTGCTGAACGCCTTGCTCTCGCCGCGCTGATAGCGGTCCCACATTTCGGCGGCGAGGTTGCGATCCATCAGCCGGCCGATGTCGAGCGACAGCGACTCCAGCGGATTGGCGGGGGTCTGCGGCGCACGGCCACGGGGAGCCTGTCCCGCACCGGCGTCGGTGCGGTGGAGCAGGTCGGACAGCCATCCGTCCTGACCGCCTCCGCCTGCCGGCGAGACGGGCGGGGCTTCGGCGCGCCGCGGCGCCGGCACGCCGAGGTCCGGCGGCGGCAGCGTCGATGCGCTGCCGACGCCGGCGTCGCGCATGCGCACCTCGTTGCGGCCGTTGGCGGCGGCTGCCATCACGGGCTCTTCCTGGCGTTGCACGCTGGCGCGACCGGGGGTCACGACATCGAGGCCGCGGCCATGATGGGCGACGATCCGGTTGAGCTCGGCGAGCGCCTCGATCTGGTCGACGATCACCTTGCGCATCTGCGCGGTGTTGTCGGCGGCCTCCTGCGGCATCTCGAGTACGCCGCGGCGCAGCTCGCTGCGGGTCGCCTCGAGCTCGTTATGCATTTCGGTGGCCATCTGCTTCATGGCCTGCACCATCGCAGCGAACTTCTCGGTCGACTGCTTGAACATCGCATCCGTCTCGACGGTGCTCTGCTGGTACATGTCGTTCATCGCATCGAGGGTCTGCTGCCGCTCGTTTTCGGCGGCGGCCCGTACCGCATCGAACTGCCGGCTGATCGCGGCAGAGCCTGCACCCGCGGTTTCCGCGACCACGCGCGCGATATCGCGGGCGCGCTCTTCGGCTGCGGCAAGCGATTCGTCGAGCAGGCCGGTGAAGCGCGACAGCCGCTGGTCGAGGTCGGTGGTACGCAGGTCGATGGTGGTCACCAGCGATTCAAGCTGCGACTTGCGGTCGGCGACCGAGGTCGTGGTGGTGCGGTTGGCCTGTTCGACCACGCCGGCTGCCTCGACCAGTTCCTTGCCGTGCTTCTCGAACTCGCTCGACAGCGAGCCGAGATCTTCCAGCGCCTTCGTGGTCTTGCTGTTGAAGACGGTGAGCTGGTCTTCCAGGGTCTGCGTGGCGATCCCGTTGCGGGCGGTGACGTCGTTCATGGCGGACACGAAGTCGGCCACGCGGGTCACCAGCGCGCGCTCCAGCGAGTTGAGATTGTCGTGGGCGCCGGTCAGCACTTCCTGCAGCAGGATGTTGCCTTCACGCAGCCGTTCGAACAGCGCCACCGTGTCGGTGCGCAGGATCTTGCTGGTCTCCTGCATTTCGGTGACGGCGGCGATCGAGACCTGACGCGACTGGTCGATGGCCGAACGCGACGCCTGTTCGAGGTCCTTCAGCGACTTGGCCACCGCGCCGGTGGCGAGGTCGCCCGCGGTCGTGATCGTGCGCGCGACTTCCGAGCCGTGGGTCGACATCGATTGCGAGAAGACCTGGCCGCGGGTCTCGATCGATTTCAGGGCGTCGGCGGTGACGCGGTCGATATCGGTCGTGAGCTGCGTGGTCCTGGTGCTGAGCGCCTCGACCAGCGAACCGCGGCGGCTGTCGACGATCTGCGCCAGACGGTCGGTCTGCTGCTGAACGTAGGTGACGATTTCGTCGGTCTTGCCGGTCATCGTCGAGCCGAAATTGCTGCTGGCGGCGAGCACCGAACGCTCGATATCGGTCGAGGTCGATTTGAACTTGGTGCTGACCTCATTCGTTGCGGCAATCAGGGCGCTCTGCGCGTTCTGCGCGGTGGTCTGGATGGTGTCGGTCGTGCTGGCGGTGACGACGCCGAGCGAACGCTCCATGTCGGCGGCGATCGCCTTGATCTGGTTCGCGGCGTCGGCGGAGGTCGCGGAAAGCGAGCCCAGGGCTTCGCGCGCGGTGCCGAGAATGGAGCCGGCGGTATCGGCGCCGACCGCGGTCAGCGTGCGCTCGACATCGATCGCCAGCGACTTGACGTGGTTGGCGGCCTCGGTCGACGCCGTGATCAGCGTGTTCTGCGCTTCGCGCGCGCCCGTCGTGATCGACTCGGCGGTGGCATTGCCGGCCATCGAGAGCGAACGTTGCACGTCGGCGGCGAGCGACTTGACCTGGCTCGATGCGTCGGCGGACGTGTTCATGAGGGTGCTCTGGGCCTCGCGGGCGCCTGCCGTGATCGCCTCGGCGGTCGCCGTTCCGGCGATCGAGAGCGAGCGCTGAACGTCGGCGGCGAGCGACTTGACCTGAGTGGCGGCCTCGGTAGAGGCGGCGACCAGCGTGCTCTGTGCTTCGCGGGCGCCGGCGGTGACGGCGTCGGCGGTTGCAGTTCCTGCGACCGACAGCGCTCGCTCGACATCGGCGGCAAGCGACTTGACGTGGTTTGCCGCGTCCGCGGATGCGGTCACCAGCGTGCTCTGCGCCTCGCGCGCGCCTGACAGAACCGACGCGGCCGTGGCGTCGCCGGCGGCCGAGAGGGTGCGCTCGACGTCGGCGGCGAGAGATTTGATCTGCTGGGCTGCCTCGGAGGAGGCCGACACCAGCGTGGTCTGGGCATCCTGGGCGCTGGTGAGGATCGAAGCGGCCGCGCCGGTGCCGACGGCGGTGAGGGCGGCCTCGACCTCGGCCGAAGTCAGTTTGAGTTGGGCGCCGACATCGGAGGAAGCCGTCAGCAGCGCCTGCTGCGCGGTGCGCGCGCCGGTCTGGATGGTCTCTGCGGTGTTGACGACGAGATTGGTCAGCGAACGCTCGGCGTCCTCGACATGCGACTTGATGCCGGACGACAGCATTTCGGCGCGCGACATCAGGTCTTCGCTGGCCTGGCGGCCGCTGCTTTCGATCCGCCCGGCCACCGCCTCGATGCGCGAGCCGAGCAGATCCTCGAATTGCGCCACGCGGGTGTCGATATCGCCGGCGATGGCGCCGACCCGGGTCTCGACGCCGCTGGCGATGTCGCCGATGCGGCTTTCGATGCCCTGATGGATTTCCTGGAAGCGCGCCTGGATGGTGTCGGTCAGATGGGCGCTGCGGCCGTTGATGGTTTCGGTGACGTTGGCAATACGATGGTCGACCGCCGCAATCGCCTGCGCGGTGCCGTCGGTCAGCGAGGAGGTGAGGAGGGTGAGCCGCTGGTCGATCGACTGGATCGCCTGCGCCGCGCCGTCGGTCAATGAGGTCGCCAGCGTGCCGAGGCGGCCATCGATGGTTTCGGTGACGGATCTGGCGCGGGTGTCGAAGCTCGATTCCAGCGATTTCAGCCGGCTGTCGATGGTCTCGTCGAACGACCTGATCTTGCTGTCGAGCGAAGTGTCGAGGTGGCTGACGCGGGTGCCGAGCGTGGTTTCGAACTGCAGCAGGCGCTGATCGAGCGAAGCGGTGATCTCGCCGCTGTTCGAGACCATGCGGGTGTCGAACGTGTCGACGTAATTCTTCAGGCTGTCGCTCATCTCCTGGGTGCGCGCGCCCATGCGCTCGACGATCTCGCCGCCGAAGGTTTTGACGGTGCGATCGAACTCGGAGATATGGCGCGTGATCAGCGCGCCGAGCGTGCCGCTGTCGCGGGCGAACCTTTCCGCAAGCTCCGAGCCCTGGTTCTTCACCAGTTCGTCGTAGGCGTTCATCTGCAACGCGAGGCTGTCGTGTGCGTTTTCGGTCTGGCTGATCACCTTGGCGACCATCGAGTTCACGGTCACGTCCAGTGCTTCGCTGGCCTTGTCGCCGGAGGTGAGGATGCGGCTTGCGAGGCGGTTGCCGGCGTCGTCGATCTTGCTGACGAGATCGCCCGAACGCAGTTCGAGCTCGAGCAAGAGCGAGTCCGAGGAATTCTTCAGGGAGTCGTGGACCTGCTCGGTGCGGTCGGAGATGCCGTCGACTATGGTCGAGGAGCGCTGCTCGAATTCGCCGGTGATGCGGTCGATGCGTTCGTTCAGCATCTCGTGGACGCGATCGGCGAGATCGACGAACTCGTCGTGGACGTTGCCGGTCTTGAAGTTGAGGCTGGTGGTGAGCCGCTCGGAGGCGTCGAGCACGGCGCGGGTGGTCTCGGCGCTGGCTTCTTCCAGACGGTCGAGCAGGTCGCCGCCGCGCTCGCCGAGCGCGAGGATCATGTTGTCTCCGGCGTGGCTGAGCGCGCCCGTGATGTGCTGGCCGCGCTCCTCCAGCGCGCCGGTGATGCTTTTCGCGACCTCGTCGACGCGCGAGGCGATCGCGTCCGAAATCAGCGCGATGTCGTGGCGCAGATCGATCTGGACGCCGGAAATGGCGCTGCGAACCTGCTCGGCCTGGCCGACCAGATTGTCGCGCTGATGGGCGATGTCCTGCAGCAGGGCGCGAATCCGCACCTCGTTATCGGAATAGGCGCGCTCGAGGGCTGCGACTTCATTGGCGACGAGCGTTTCCAGTTCGCCGGCGCGCGCGATCGCGCGCTCGACGCCGTCGCCCATCGCAGCGACTTCGCGGCGAATAGCTTGCCCTACGGTCACCATCGAATCGGCGGCGGCGCCCTCGGGCTCGGAGAAGCGGATCGCGACCTGCGCCATCGACTGCGCGATCATCCGCATTTCCTGGCCGCGCCAGGCGAGACTGGCAAGGAAATAGAACAACAGCACCGGCGCGAAGAACAACGCGGCAAGGCCGGCGAGCACCAGCACGCCGCCGCTCTGTCCGATCGCCGCCTGCAGCGCGGGCAGGAAGCTGATGGTCAGAAGCACGCAGCCGACGACCCAGACGCCGCCGAAGATGGTGGCAAGCGTGTAGACGCTGCGGGCAGGACTGCCCTTCTGGATCGCCTGCAGAATCTGTCCGATGGTTTCGCGATCGTCGTTGGCGGCGCGACGGGGGCTGCGCGGCTCCTCGGCGCTTCCGCGCTTGTCAAAAGACATATCGGAATAGGGCGGCGGGACCGACGGACCGGTCGGAGGGGCCAGTTCGTTGCCGAGCGAATTTCGGCTGGTGTCGACGCGCGTATCGCTGATGTTGAGCGCTTCCTGAATGGCGGAGAGCGCGACTTCAGTCGGATCCTTGACCTTCTTCGGATTGTTCGCCATGTCAGCCGAGCCCTCTTAACTTTGTACGCACCCAGCCGTTCTCGCAAAAACCCGCAAGCTCGAAGCTGGATTCATAACCCCCGCGGACGCAAGCGTAGCCGCCGGCCGCTTGTCCCGCACACATCCGCGAACATCCTATTGGTTGACCGATACGAATGAAATGGCCGCGATTAAGACATTCTTAATCATCGTTAACAGCCTTGTTCCATAAGTTATTAGAGATACACAGATTTCTGGAAGCGAATCGCAAATCCAGGCCGATTGCCGGCTAAAATCAGGCAAAACTACGGCTAATTCTGAGAACGTTCCGTTAACTGTTGCCGTGGTTGGCTGGCGGAAAATGCCCTTCCGTAGAATCACTGTGTTGGGGCGATCCGGACCTGGGCCATGCCGCTTCACCTCGAACGGATAGAATGGATGCCATCGCCACCGCTGGCTCCCGGCGACGGGCCGGTCGATTTCGAGCACCTCCAACGCATGACGCTCGGCGATGCCGACATCGAGCAGGAGGTGTTGACGATGTTCCTGGCCCAATCGGCAAGGCACATGCACATGCTCGCCGCCATACCTGCGGATGCCAGCGCGCTGGCGCACACGCTCAAGGGCTCGGCCCGCGCGATCGGCGCTTTTGCGGTCGCTGACGCCGCCGCCCGGCTGGAGGTGGCCATCGCCAGAGGTTTCGATACGTCCGCAGCACTCGCCGAGCTCGGCGAGGCGGTCGCAGAGGCGCGGGCGGCGATCGAGGCGATTCTGCGCCGTTCCTGAGCGGAAAGCGGGTCCGTATCGGCCGAAATGCCGTTAAATTGCGGCCTCAGGTTTTCGTCCCGACCGCTGGCGCTGTGCGGATCGACCCGTTATAGGACTGCGGGACCTTACATATTCCGGCAGCACGAGCGATCATGGCCAAAATCCACTTTGTCGACCATACCGGCGAAAAACGAACCATTGAAGTCGAGAACGGCGCGACCGTGATGGAAGCCGCGATCCGCAACGCCGTTCCTGGCATCGAAGCCGAATGCGGCGGCGCCTGCGCGTGTGCGACCTGCCACGTCTATGTCGACGAAGCCTGGCGCGAGAAGGTCGGCGCTCCGACCCCGATGGAAGAAGACATGCTGGATTTCGGTTTCGACGTGCGGCCGAACTCGCGCCTGTCGTGCCAGATCA
This portion of the Bradyrhizobium sp. AZCC 2262 genome encodes:
- a CDS encoding M20/M25/M40 family metallo-hydrolase, whose protein sequence is MGRISGSGFKGWLRPASLCTAILMSAATPLAAEGLNANQQRAFDIYKELIEINTVTATGDTAKAAEAMAARLRAGGFPDTDVHAFSPAPRKGNLVARLRGTGARKPILLVAHIDVVPASREDWSTDPFKLIEQDGYFYARGSGDDKYMAAAFIANLIRYRQEGYKPDRDIIVALETDEEILDKDALGIQWLLKNHRDLVDAEFALNEGGGVGLRGGKPIRNSVQTSEKVSVSYELTVKNKGGHSSLPVKDNAIYRLAAGLTRLSTFSFPVNLNETTRAFFERTAQMEGGQVAEDLRAVLSGESDSAAAAAARLSANAFYNAQLRTTCVATMLDGGNAINALPQLASAKVNCRIMPGEPVDGVKAALERVLADDQIAVKQIDQATLSAPSALSEGIIGPITQLSAEFFPGAVVLPTMSTGATDGSYLRNAGIPTYGHSGLANDIGESRAHGRDERVLVESFFTGNEYLYRLVKLLAGGQ
- a CDS encoding RidA family protein translates to MKYGLLASAALLLGSSVAQADIVRYPIPNSTFPIAQAVRVPGDAVTYYVSGQVPPVTNKDADPSSPQAYGDTKTQTVGVLNKIKQILEGQGLGMADVVKMQVFLVHDARAPMDFKAFMEGYTQFFGGTQPNLPARSVIGIAALANPGFLVEIEVVAAKDSK
- a CDS encoding c-type cytochrome, producing the protein MSRIEPAKFSSALSIGVLAAALIGWALPAAHADEERRSQGSLSTGFKFTESTGEQLFANVCQGCHMPDGGGATGAGNYPSLAKDANLEAGGYPVYVIVRGQRAMPPVGAMMSDDQVAAVVNYVRTHFGNQYQDTVTAEDVKRVRP
- a CDS encoding flavin monoamine oxidase family protein, which encodes MPNESETIPSRRDLLSLVGSVAGSAAMYHAMTSLGFASESNYKGPIKLSGDPKGASVLVLGAGLAGMTAALELRAAGYKVQVLEFNSRPGGRNWTIRGGDRFTELGGATQTCGFEEGLYLNPGPWRIPYHHRALLDYCKRLGVALEPFIQLNHNALLHASNAFAGKPQRIRDIKADFQGHVSELLAKVTQQSKLDEAVSVEDREILLQALRSWGALDKNYAYKANLISADYRGYAKDPGGGLGAAPVAGEPINLSDILKSRLWRYLQNFALHQFQTTMFQPVGGMDMIGKAFAKQIGDLILYDARVIRIQQNDGGVTVSYVNSKTPSTPQIATADWCVCTIPLSILSQIQIDVGPRMKAAIDAVPYSSSIKVGLQFKRRFWEEDEAIYGGISYTDLPIRQISYPSGGFNRNGRGVLLGAYVFEGANAYEFTSMAPADRVARAVEFGARIHPQYSAEFENGIAVAWHRVPFTLGCAGAWSEKAREEHYDNLCQIDGRIVLAGEHASYLPAWQEGAILSSLDAIKRLHDRVVRI
- a CDS encoding negative regulator of septation ring formation, which gives rise to MANNPKKVKDPTEVALSAIQEALNISDTRVDTSRNSLGNELAPPTGPSVPPPYSDMSFDKRGSAEEPRSPRRAANDDRETIGQILQAIQKGSPARSVYTLATIFGGVWVVGCVLLTISFLPALQAAIGQSGGVLVLAGLAALFFAPVLLFYFLASLAWRGQEMRMIAQSMAQVAIRFSEPEGAAADSMVTVGQAIRREVAAMGDGVERAIARAGELETLVANEVAALERAYSDNEVRIRALLQDIAHQRDNLVGQAEQVRSAISGVQIDLRHDIALISDAIASRVDEVAKSITGALEERGQHITGALSHAGDNMILALGERGGDLLDRLEEASAETTRAVLDASERLTTSLNFKTGNVHDEFVDLADRVHEMLNERIDRITGEFEQRSSTIVDGISDRTEQVHDSLKNSSDSLLLELELRSGDLVSKIDDAGNRLASRILTSGDKASEALDVTVNSMVAKVISQTENAHDSLALQMNAYDELVKNQGSELAERFARDSGTLGALITRHISEFDRTVKTFGGEIVERMGARTQEMSDSLKNYVDTFDTRMVSNSGEITASLDQRLLQFETTLGTRVSHLDTSLDSKIRSFDETIDSRLKSLESSFDTRARSVTETIDGRLGTLATSLTDGAAQAIQSIDQRLTLLTSSLTDGTAQAIAAVDHRIANVTETINGRSAHLTDTIQARFQEIHQGIESRIGDIASGVETRVGAIAGDIDTRVAQFEDLLGSRIEAVAGRIESSGRQASEDLMSRAEMLSSGIKSHVEDAERSLTNLVVNTAETIQTGARTAQQALLTASSDVGAQLKLTSAEVEAALTAVGTGAAASILTSAQDAQTTLVSASSEAAQQIKSLAADVERTLSAAGDATAASVLSGAREAQSTLVTASADAANHVKSLAADVERALSVAGTATADAVTAGAREAQSTLVAASTEAATQVKSLAADVQRSLSIAGTATAEAITAGAREAQSTLMNTSADASSQVKSLAADVQRSLSMAGNATAESITTGAREAQNTLITASTEAANHVKSLAIDVERTLTAVGADTAGSILGTAREALGSLSATSADAANQIKAIAADMERSLGVVTASTTDTIQTTAQNAQSALIAATNEVSTKFKSTSTDIERSVLAASSNFGSTMTGKTDEIVTYVQQQTDRLAQIVDSRRGSLVEALSTRTTQLTTDIDRVTADALKSIETRGQVFSQSMSTHGSEVARTITTAGDLATGAVAKSLKDLEQASRSAIDQSRQVSIAAVTEMQETSKILRTDTVALFERLREGNILLQEVLTGAHDNLNSLERALVTRVADFVSAMNDVTARNGIATQTLEDQLTVFNSKTTKALEDLGSLSSEFEKHGKELVEAAGVVEQANRTTTTSVADRKSQLESLVTTIDLRTTDLDQRLSRFTGLLDESLAAAEERARDIARVVAETAGAGSAAISRQFDAVRAAAENERQQTLDAMNDMYQQSTVETDAMFKQSTEKFAAMVQAMKQMATEMHNELEATRSELRRGVLEMPQEAADNTAQMRKVIVDQIEALAELNRIVAHHGRGLDVVTPGRASVQRQEEPVMAAAANGRNEVRMRDAGVGSASTLPPPDLGVPAPRRAEAPPVSPAGGGGQDGWLSDLLHRTDAGAGQAPRGRAPQTPANPLESLSLDIGRLMDRNLAAEMWDRYQRGESKAFSKRLYTPAGQKAFDEVTRKYRADRAFKQTVDRYIAEFERLLDEVAREDRGPQALRGHLTSETGLVYTLLAHAAGRLG
- a CDS encoding Hpt domain-containing protein; this translates as MPLHLERIEWMPSPPLAPGDGPVDFEHLQRMTLGDADIEQEVLTMFLAQSARHMHMLAAIPADASALAHTLKGSARAIGAFAVADAAARLEVAIARGFDTSAALAELGEAVAEARAAIEAILRRS
- a CDS encoding 2Fe-2S iron-sulfur cluster-binding protein, with the translated sequence MAKIHFVDHTGEKRTIEVENGATVMEAAIRNAVPGIEAECGGACACATCHVYVDEAWREKVGAPTPMEEDMLDFGFDVRPNSRLSCQIKVSDDLDGLVVSTPERQA